A genomic window from Tolypothrix sp. PCC 7910 includes:
- a CDS encoding methylenetetrahydrofolate reductase gives MPDTQIPTVLNTFRSAAQAGEFLITAEVAPPKGGDPKHMLDMAATLKGRVHAVNVTDGSRAVLRMSSLVASAILLQHGIEPICQIACRDRNRIGLQADLMGAHALGIRNILALTGDPVKAGDHPDAKSVFDLEAVRLLQLIRNLNQGADSNEQPLSDGALDLFVGAAVDPQCASWSGLQSRFERKLQAGAQFFQSQLITDFERLEKFMDKIATGCNKPILAGIFLLKSAKNAQFINRCVPGVNIPQHIIDRLAKAKHPLEEGVKIAAEQVQIAQQLCQGVHMMAVKREDLIPQILDLAGVKPMNLVLTK, from the coding sequence ATGCCTGATACCCAGATTCCGACAGTCTTGAACACCTTCCGCAGCGCCGCGCAAGCTGGCGAATTTTTGATAACTGCAGAAGTAGCACCTCCTAAAGGTGGAGATCCAAAACATATGCTTGATATGGCGGCGACCCTTAAGGGGAGGGTTCATGCCGTCAATGTTACCGATGGTAGCCGCGCAGTATTACGGATGTCTTCCTTAGTGGCATCAGCAATTTTGTTACAACATGGCATTGAACCAATTTGTCAGATTGCTTGCCGCGATCGCAACCGGATTGGTTTACAAGCTGATCTGATGGGCGCTCACGCCTTGGGTATCCGTAACATCTTAGCTCTCACGGGTGACCCAGTCAAAGCAGGCGATCACCCCGATGCTAAGAGTGTATTTGATTTAGAAGCTGTCCGCCTGCTGCAATTAATTCGCAACCTCAATCAAGGTGCTGACAGTAACGAGCAACCCTTGAGTGATGGCGCACTGGATTTATTTGTCGGTGCAGCAGTCGATCCACAATGTGCTAGTTGGTCAGGCTTGCAAAGTCGCTTTGAACGCAAATTACAAGCAGGAGCGCAATTTTTTCAAAGTCAATTAATTACCGACTTTGAGCGCTTAGAGAAATTTATGGACAAAATTGCCACAGGTTGTAATAAACCAATTTTGGCAGGAATTTTCCTGTTGAAATCTGCGAAAAATGCCCAATTTATTAATAGGTGCGTTCCTGGCGTAAATATTCCGCAGCACATAATTGATCGGTTAGCCAAAGCCAAACACCCCCTAGAGGAAGGTGTAAAAATTGCTGCCGAGCAAGTGCAGATAGCACAGCAATTATGCCAAGGTGTACACATGATGGCTGTGAAGCGAGAAGACTTAATTCCGCAGATTTTAGATTTAGCAGGAGTTAAGCCAATGAATTTGGTATTAACTAAGTAA
- a CDS encoding DUF262 domain-containing protein: protein MTDLNNYNAELADKETLEEEDKEEEDEKVTFQYDPEKINIVTREPTIEQLLRRIDEEALDLAPDFQRQANIWTPEAKSKLIESILIRIPLPAFYIDATNEDKWVVVDGLQRLSAMKQFMIDKTDKRLKLAGLEYLKDLNNKTYDELERRYQRRILETQVTVYLIEKGTPLQVKYNIFKRINTGGVRLSNQELRHALNPGKATKILADLASYPEFKRVVNLSESKRKRMDDREFILGFIAFYLISYKEYQDETRDSFLSKALSKVNSLSQEEITKLETAFKKSMIAAFDIFNGNAFRKISRKNTRKFPINKSLFEVWSVNLGKLDIQNIEILKERKKELIDNFIKYVDNDTEFLLSISQAANKIEHRFETVEKIIQEVLS from the coding sequence GTGACAGATTTGAATAACTACAACGCAGAACTAGCTGATAAAGAAACCTTAGAGGAAGAAGATAAAGAGGAAGAAGATGAAAAAGTTACTTTCCAGTATGATCCTGAAAAAATCAACATTGTTACAAGGGAGCCAACTATTGAGCAATTACTCAGAAGAATTGATGAAGAAGCCCTTGACTTAGCACCTGATTTTCAACGACAAGCGAATATATGGACTCCAGAAGCAAAAAGTAAATTAATTGAATCTATTCTGATTAGAATACCATTACCAGCTTTTTATATAGATGCTACCAATGAAGATAAATGGGTAGTTGTAGATGGATTACAACGATTATCTGCCATGAAGCAATTTATGATTGACAAAACTGATAAGAGACTTAAATTAGCTGGCTTAGAATACTTGAAAGATTTAAATAATAAAACTTATGATGAATTAGAACGGAGATATCAACGTCGTATCCTAGAAACTCAAGTTACAGTATATTTGATAGAAAAAGGTACACCTTTACAAGTAAAATATAATATTTTCAAACGTATTAATACAGGAGGTGTCCGTCTTTCAAATCAAGAACTGCGACATGCTTTGAATCCTGGTAAAGCTACAAAAATTTTGGCTGATTTAGCTTCTTACCCAGAGTTTAAACGTGTTGTTAATCTTAGTGAATCTAAGAGAAAAAGAATGGATGATAGAGAGTTTATCCTAGGATTTATAGCTTTTTATCTAATCTCTTACAAAGAGTATCAAGATGAAACCAGAGACTCTTTTTTAAGTAAAGCTTTGTCGAAAGTAAATAGTTTATCTCAGGAAGAAATAACAAAATTAGAAACGGCTTTTAAAAAATCTATGATAGCAGCATTCGATATTTTCAATGGTAATGCTTTTCGTAAAATATCTAGAAAAAATACAAGAAAATTCCCTATTAATAAATCATTATTTGAAGTTTGGTCTGTAAATCTTGGAAAGCTAGATATTCAAAATATTGAAATTTTAAAAGAAAGAAAAAAAGAACTAATAGATAATTTTATTAAATATGTAGATAATGATACAGAATTTCTACTATCAATATCTCAAGCAGCCAATAAAATCGAGCATAGATTTGAAACTGTCGAAAAAATTATCCAAGAAGTATTATCATGA
- a CDS encoding DUF3696 domain-containing protein has protein sequence MINSLKLTNYKAFENQLLEFKPLTLLSGLNSTGKSSVLQSLLLLRQSYQQELLPNIGLALNGELVRIGTAQDAFCERAKEDYLGFEILWNDGKKGIWRFIYDQIKTDADILNNLDSQFSIDAGVYKSKSVFNKRFHYLQAERLGPRTSYDMSDYQARRLGQIGSRGEYTAHFLAINQDRDVLQSKLRHPMAKSNALSSQVEGWMREVSPGTRIKINSNSDIGLMSLQYFYGDSNPYRTTNVGFGISYTLPIIVAVLASSPGTLILIENPEAHLHPKGQVKMGELLSLVASCGIQVVIETHSDHVLNGIRLSVHGGKIKPDDVQLHYFQRQEKQGQSVTEVVSPRIDRNGRIDKWPDGFFDEWERSLDILLEPAGD, from the coding sequence ATGATTAATTCTCTGAAGCTGACTAATTACAAAGCTTTTGAAAATCAGTTACTAGAATTTAAACCATTAACCTTACTTTCTGGTCTAAATAGTACAGGAAAATCTTCTGTGCTGCAATCCCTACTTTTACTGCGTCAATCTTATCAACAAGAATTGTTGCCAAATATCGGTTTAGCATTGAATGGTGAATTAGTACGTATTGGTACTGCTCAAGATGCTTTTTGTGAAAGAGCCAAAGAAGATTATCTGGGTTTTGAAATTCTTTGGAATGATGGTAAAAAAGGGATTTGGCGTTTTATCTATGACCAAATTAAAACAGATGCAGATATTTTAAATAATTTAGATTCACAATTCTCAATTGATGCGGGTGTTTATAAATCAAAAAGTGTTTTTAATAAAAGATTTCACTATTTACAGGCGGAACGTCTCGGGCCACGAACATCTTATGATATGTCAGATTATCAAGCGCGACGATTAGGACAAATAGGTTCTAGAGGTGAATATACTGCACATTTTTTAGCAATTAATCAAGATAGAGACGTTCTTCAAAGTAAGCTAAGACATCCGATGGCAAAATCTAACGCTCTTAGCAGCCAGGTTGAAGGATGGATGAGAGAAGTTAGTCCTGGTACAAGGATTAAAATCAATTCAAATTCAGATATAGGTTTGATGAGTTTGCAGTATTTCTATGGGGATAGTAACCCTTATCGCACAACTAATGTCGGATTTGGAATTAGCTATACATTACCAATTATAGTAGCAGTTTTAGCCTCTTCTCCAGGTACACTAATTCTAATTGAAAATCCAGAAGCACATCTACATCCTAAAGGGCAAGTTAAGATGGGTGAATTATTGTCACTTGTAGCTAGTTGTGGAATTCAAGTAGTAATAGAAACCCATAGTGATCATGTTTTAAATGGTATTCGCCTTTCTGTTCATGGAGGTAAAATTAAGCCGGATGATGTTCAATTACATTATTTTCAGCGACAAGAAAAACAAGGACAATCTGTTACAGAGGTAGTATCACCCCGTATTGATAGAAACGGAAGAATTGATAAATGGCCTGACGGTTTCTTTGATGAATGGGAAAGAAGTTTAGATATTTTACTTGAGCCCGCGGGGGATTAG
- a CDS encoding Uma2 family endonuclease, translating into MTSAINFTEELTPFPDHTQLPESDGTFVKNFQEHPQSSLLTDSIKPILQKRHPDGQYCIGQDSGIYWRMTDPPEKGAEAPDWFYVPNVPPLLDGQIRRSYVLWREFIAPLIALEFVSGDGNEERDKTPWKGKFWIYEQVIHPSFYGIYEVNKASVEVYELIGGQYQLMSPNERGHYPITPLGVELGIWQGQYQNAELPWLRWWDEQGNLLLTGEERADRLAAQLRALGVDPEV; encoded by the coding sequence ATGACCTCTGCAATCAATTTCACAGAAGAACTCACACCTTTCCCCGACCATACGCAGCTACCAGAGTCTGATGGTACTTTCGTGAAGAATTTTCAGGAACATCCCCAAAGCAGTTTACTTACCGACTCCATTAAACCGATATTGCAAAAACGCCATCCTGATGGGCAATACTGCATAGGTCAAGATAGCGGGATATATTGGCGGATGACTGACCCCCCAGAAAAAGGTGCAGAAGCACCAGATTGGTTCTATGTACCGAATGTACCACCCTTACTGGATGGGCAAATTCGTAGGTCTTATGTGTTATGGCGAGAGTTTATCGCTCCATTAATTGCTTTGGAGTTTGTTTCTGGTGATGGTAATGAAGAACGAGACAAAACGCCTTGGAAGGGGAAATTTTGGATTTATGAGCAAGTAATTCATCCGTCTTTTTATGGTATTTATGAAGTGAATAAAGCCAGCGTTGAAGTTTATGAATTAATTGGCGGACAATATCAATTAATGTCACCTAATGAACGCGGACATTATCCCATAACACCTTTGGGAGTAGAGTTAGGTATTTGGCAGGGACAATATCAAAACGCGGAATTACCTTGGCTGCGCTGGTGGGATGAGCAAGGTAATTTGTTGTTAACTGGGGAGGAAAGAGCCGATCGCCTAGCTGCTCAATTACGAGCTTTGGGTGTTGACCCAGAAGTATAA
- a CDS encoding AAA family ATPase, whose product MSQNPFFVGGPVPPEYFFGRSAEVRTAFDQISRRAHLAIYGSPGMGKSSLLRYIASPKIWEVRGRDISKALIVSINCTGISPFTASGFWREILSLLQDATENDEPLQADIKQLLQEEKVEKGDLRRMLRKIGQRDKFLLLLLDDYDAALQPNEQYTETQMLTFLSEFRDLAVHSNEGKYLSTIVTTFRRLNELGPTIKPGGSPWYNHYLFRLLRPLPATEVNNQLAIPIPGTLRAGVLEIIDGHPALLQNAGYLLYDTLLAGNTPDIQSFAQDFESATEQYFRDTWRFSTEEEQILLMLIALVRLQGRLNRSTRYALGDIDLVFSQRSRELVDLEERGVIQRTLDEGKTIYTFNSSMMEWWVIQEIYNTNEAQLDGREKVFLNLMSREQAGTVKKAIRWVWQHRDIVQSLVWIVRKLAGDPT is encoded by the coding sequence ATGTCACAAAATCCTTTCTTTGTTGGTGGCCCAGTACCACCAGAATACTTTTTCGGACGCAGTGCAGAAGTCAGAACTGCTTTTGATCAAATTTCTCGCCGCGCGCACTTGGCTATCTATGGTAGTCCTGGAATGGGGAAGTCTTCGCTATTGCGGTATATTGCTTCACCAAAAATTTGGGAAGTGCGGGGACGAGATATATCGAAAGCGTTGATTGTTTCTATTAACTGTACAGGTATCAGTCCTTTTACCGCCTCTGGTTTTTGGCGAGAAATTCTCAGCTTGCTACAAGATGCAACGGAAAATGATGAGCCTCTCCAAGCTGATATTAAACAGTTATTGCAGGAAGAAAAGGTAGAAAAGGGAGACTTGCGGCGAATGCTGCGGAAAATTGGGCAGCGTGACAAGTTTTTGTTGCTACTGTTAGATGATTATGATGCAGCGCTGCAACCCAATGAGCAATACACCGAAACCCAAATGCTCACTTTCTTAAGTGAGTTTCGGGATTTGGCAGTTCACAGCAACGAAGGCAAATACCTTTCAACTATTGTTACTACTTTTCGCCGCCTCAATGAATTGGGGCCGACCATCAAACCGGGTGGTTCGCCGTGGTATAATCATTATCTCTTCCGGTTATTAAGACCATTACCTGCTACGGAAGTTAATAATCAGCTAGCCATACCCATTCCGGGAACTTTGCGCGCCGGAGTTTTAGAAATTATCGATGGACACCCAGCGCTGCTGCAAAATGCCGGTTATTTATTGTACGACACCCTATTAGCAGGAAATACCCCTGATATTCAGTCTTTTGCTCAGGATTTTGAAAGCGCTACTGAGCAATATTTCCGCGATACTTGGAGGTTTTCCACTGAAGAAGAACAGATTCTTTTAATGCTAATTGCCTTGGTGCGTTTGCAAGGTCGCTTAAACAGAAGTACTCGCTATGCTTTAGGTGATATTGATTTAGTTTTTAGCCAACGCAGCCGGGAACTAGTAGATTTAGAGGAACGAGGAGTAATTCAGCGCACATTAGATGAAGGAAAAACTATCTATACTTTTAATTCATCAATGATGGAGTGGTGGGTAATCCAAGAAATCTACAACACTAATGAAGCGCAACTAGACGGACGCGAGAAAGTTTTTCTCAATTTGATGAGCCGGGAACAAGCAGGTACAGTCAAAAAAGCGATTCGTTGGGTATGGCAGCATCGAGATATCGTCCAGTCTTTAGTTTGGATTGTTCGCAAACTAGCAGGCGATCCTACTTGA